One genomic window of Novosphingobium aureum includes the following:
- the purN gene encoding phosphoribosylglycinamide formyltransferase — protein MAALLYASRAADCPYEIVLVASNDPEAKGLRLAEAEGIATFAHSHKGMKRAEHDAVMDAAIRASGAQWVALAGYMRILTAGFVEGWQGRMVNIHPSLLPKYTGLHTHERAIEAGDSHGGVTVHLVTAELDDGPILGQTPVAIVAGDTPDTLAARVLIAEHQLYSRCLASLVTRERDPDWLLSRLREMALALPGTEERESHGSPGWRVGGKYFAHFNDQHHGTPHVALLAKTSSADEVEGLAESSPQAYFKPAYYGAAGWVGVILNREELDWEQVREWLERSWRAVAPKKLAAMMEFGG, from the coding sequence ATGGCCGCCCTGCTCTACGCCAGCCGCGCCGCCGACTGTCCTTACGAGATCGTCCTCGTCGCCTCGAACGATCCCGAGGCCAAGGGTCTCAGGCTCGCAGAGGCCGAGGGCATCGCCACCTTCGCCCACTCGCACAAGGGCATGAAGCGCGCCGAGCACGACGCGGTGATGGATGCCGCCATCCGCGCCAGCGGCGCGCAATGGGTCGCGCTCGCGGGCTACATGCGCATCCTCACCGCAGGCTTCGTCGAGGGCTGGCAGGGCCGGATGGTCAACATCCACCCCTCGCTCCTGCCCAAGTACACCGGGCTGCATACGCACGAACGCGCGATCGAGGCGGGTGACAGCCATGGCGGCGTCACCGTCCACCTCGTCACCGCCGAGCTCGACGACGGGCCGATCCTGGGACAGACCCCGGTCGCCATCGTCGCGGGCGACACCCCCGACACGCTCGCCGCGCGGGTGCTCATCGCCGAGCACCAGCTCTATTCGCGCTGCCTTGCAAGCCTGGTCACGCGCGAGCGCGATCCCGACTGGCTGCTGTCACGCCTGCGCGAGATGGCGCTGGCGCTTCCCGGCACCGAAGAGCGCGAATCGCATGGATCGCCGGGCTGGCGCGTGGGCGGCAAGTACTTCGCCCATTTCAACGACCAGCACCACGGCACGCCGCATGTCGCGCTGCTCGCCAAGACCTCGAGCGCAGACGAGGTCGAGGGCCTCGCCGAGAGCAGCCCGCAGGCCTATTTCAAGCCCGCCTACTATGGCGCTGCAGGCTGGGTCGGCGTGATCCTCAACCGCGAGGAGCTCGACTGGGAGCAGGTACGCGAATGGCTCGAGCGCAGCTGGCGCGCGGTCGCCCCGAAGAAGCTTGCGGCCATGATGGAATTCGGCGGCTAG
- the purM gene encoding phosphoribosylformylglycinamidine cyclo-ligase encodes MSDDNSPKSYSYEQAGVSIAAGNALVKAIAPLAKSTARPGADADLGGFGGFFDPRAAGYTDPLLVAANDGVGTKVKLAIDHDRHDHIGIDLVAMCVNDLIVQGAEPLFFLDYFATGKLENGVAERVVAGIAEGCKISGCALIGGETAEMPGMYAAGDYDLAGFCVGAVERGEQLTGDKVQAGDVLLGLASSGVHSNGYSLVRRLAADKGWKLDRPALFDQDTLLIDALIAPTRIYVKSLLPFIRAGRIHALAHITGGGLLENVPRVLPKSLHARIDAGAWPQTRLMAFLQAQGNIEPAEMARTFNCGIGMILAVSADEAGPLQAELEAAGETVYVVGAIEPGEKGCTVQGSAETWSAREAWEAIHLG; translated from the coding sequence ATGTCCGACGATAACTCACCCAAGAGCTACTCCTACGAGCAGGCTGGCGTCTCCATCGCCGCCGGCAACGCGCTCGTCAAAGCCATCGCCCCGCTCGCCAAGTCGACGGCCCGTCCCGGCGCCGATGCCGACCTAGGCGGCTTCGGCGGTTTCTTCGATCCGCGTGCGGCCGGTTACACCGATCCGCTGCTGGTCGCCGCCAACGATGGCGTGGGCACCAAGGTCAAGCTGGCGATCGACCACGACCGCCACGACCACATCGGCATCGACCTCGTCGCGATGTGCGTCAACGACCTTATCGTGCAGGGCGCCGAGCCGCTGTTCTTCCTCGACTACTTCGCCACCGGCAAGCTCGAGAACGGGGTTGCCGAGCGCGTCGTCGCGGGCATCGCCGAGGGCTGCAAGATCTCGGGCTGCGCGCTGATCGGCGGCGAGACCGCAGAGATGCCGGGCATGTATGCGGCCGGCGACTACGACCTCGCGGGCTTCTGCGTCGGCGCGGTCGAGCGCGGCGAGCAGCTCACCGGCGACAAGGTCCAGGCGGGCGACGTCCTGCTCGGCCTCGCCTCCTCGGGCGTACACTCCAACGGCTACTCTCTGGTGCGCCGCCTTGCAGCGGACAAGGGCTGGAAGCTGGACCGTCCCGCCCTCTTCGACCAGGACACCTTGCTGATCGACGCGCTGATCGCGCCGACGCGCATCTACGTGAAGAGCCTGCTGCCCTTCATCCGCGCCGGGCGCATCCACGCGCTCGCGCACATCACCGGCGGCGGCCTGCTCGAGAACGTGCCGCGCGTCCTGCCCAAGAGCCTGCACGCTCGCATCGACGCGGGCGCATGGCCGCAGACGCGCCTGATGGCCTTCCTCCAGGCCCAGGGCAACATCGAGCCCGCAGAGATGGCGCGCACCTTCAACTGCGGCATCGGCATGATCCTCGCGGTCAGCGCCGACGAGGCCGGCCCGCTTCAGGCCGAACTCGAGGCCGCTGGCGAGACGGTTTACGTCGTCGGCGCGATCGAGCCGGGCGAAAAGGGCTGCACCGTGCAGGGCTCGGCCGAGACCTGGTCGGCGCGCGAGGCATGGGAAGCGATCCACCTTGGCTGA
- a CDS encoding heavy-metal-associated domain-containing protein, with the protein MTIKIFPSSPRPDRKKAVSGKALGLGLAFAGVAALGLGGLGFSRLVAQVDGDRGIAPLASSADIEVDNIRVDVTAKTGAEARTKGWKEAQKLAWKKIGGPDMPLESIDAMVSSVVIEKEQVGPHRYIATLGVIFDKTKAGQWVGKGGAMARSAPLLVIPVLYSGGVRQVFEVRGPWQRAWAEFQTSATPVDYVRPTGAGGESLILTAGQPGRRSRLWWSTVLGQFNASDVLTPVARLERQWPGGPVKGTFTARYGPDNKFLEKFTMDAPSEQALPEMLERAVERMDEIYRGALARGELTPDATLRAGNAELDRAFAQLREKLMPGGGPAPLPEAQLVPPPPQPTVTDSAPAAPAETVNIQFATPDAAALDAALAAVRGVPGVRGASTVSLAIGGTSVMRVNMVGGSERLAAALRGQGWQVSGSGNTLRISR; encoded by the coding sequence ATGACGATAAAGATTTTTCCCTCATCGCCGCGGCCTGACCGCAAGAAAGCGGTTTCCGGCAAGGCCTTGGGCCTCGGACTCGCGTTTGCAGGAGTCGCGGCGCTGGGGCTGGGCGGCCTTGGCTTTTCGCGCCTCGTCGCGCAGGTCGACGGCGATCGCGGCATCGCCCCGCTCGCCAGCTCGGCCGACATCGAGGTCGACAACATCCGCGTCGACGTGACCGCGAAGACCGGCGCCGAAGCCCGCACGAAGGGCTGGAAAGAGGCGCAGAAGCTGGCGTGGAAGAAGATCGGCGGGCCCGACATGCCGCTCGAATCGATCGACGCGATGGTTTCCTCGGTGGTGATCGAGAAGGAACAGGTCGGCCCGCACCGCTACATCGCGACTCTGGGCGTGATCTTCGACAAGACCAAGGCCGGACAGTGGGTCGGCAAGGGCGGCGCGATGGCGCGCTCGGCGCCGCTGCTCGTCATCCCCGTGCTCTATTCGGGCGGCGTGCGTCAGGTCTTCGAGGTGCGCGGCCCCTGGCAGCGCGCCTGGGCCGAGTTTCAGACTTCCGCGACTCCGGTCGATTACGTGCGGCCGACCGGGGCCGGGGGCGAATCGCTGATTCTCACCGCCGGGCAGCCCGGACGCCGCAGCCGCTTGTGGTGGAGCACCGTGCTCGGCCAGTTCAACGCCTCCGACGTGCTCACCCCCGTCGCGCGGCTCGAGCGCCAGTGGCCCGGCGGCCCGGTCAAGGGTACCTTCACCGCGCGCTATGGCCCCGACAACAAGTTCCTCGAGAAGTTCACGATGGACGCGCCGAGCGAACAGGCGCTGCCCGAGATGCTCGAGCGTGCAGTCGAGCGCATGGACGAGATCTACCGCGGCGCGCTCGCGCGCGGCGAGCTGACCCCCGATGCGACCCTTCGCGCCGGCAATGCCGAGCTCGACCGCGCCTTCGCGCAGCTGCGCGAGAAGCTCATGCCCGGTGGCGGCCCCGCGCCGCTGCCCGAGGCGCAGCTCGTGCCGCCCCCGCCGCAGCCCACCGTCACGGACAGTGCGCCTGCCGCTCCCGCAGAGACCGTCAACATCCAGTTCGCGACGCCCGATGCCGCCGCGCTCGACGCTGCGCTTGCTGCCGTGCGCGGAGTTCCCGGCGTGCGCGGCGCCTCGACCGTGAGCCTCGCCATCGGCGGGACCTCGGTCATGCGCGTCAACATGGTCGGCGGCAGCGAGCGGCTCGCCGCGGCGCTGCGCGGGCAGGGCTGGCAGGTTTCGGGTTCGGGCAATACGCTCCGGATCAGCCGCTGA
- a CDS encoding ATPase, producing MPRQIALPLSAASDAPPRIVVGAANAHVVDALLNPEGWPFHTAVLTGPPRSGKSLLARWFGDSRAGEVIDNAETIDEQVLFHAWNRAQESARPLLIVANRPRGTEKGQWQVALPDLASRLGAALDLEIDAPDDEMLGDLIAVHAEMRGLVLDPSATSYLVPRAERSHLGAERLVGTIDRLSLERKQPPTLAIWRDALAEVGGGREGQG from the coding sequence ATGCCCAGGCAGATCGCCCTCCCGCTGTCCGCTGCCAGCGACGCCCCGCCGCGCATCGTCGTGGGCGCGGCCAATGCGCACGTCGTCGATGCCCTGCTCAACCCCGAGGGCTGGCCGTTCCACACCGCCGTGCTCACCGGGCCGCCGCGCTCGGGCAAGTCGCTGCTCGCCCGCTGGTTCGGCGACAGCCGCGCGGGCGAGGTGATCGACAATGCCGAGACCATCGACGAGCAGGTGCTGTTCCACGCCTGGAACCGCGCGCAGGAGAGCGCACGGCCCCTGCTGATCGTCGCCAACCGGCCGCGCGGCACCGAAAAGGGCCAGTGGCAGGTCGCGCTGCCCGATCTCGCCTCGCGTCTGGGCGCCGCGCTCGACCTCGAGATCGACGCGCCCGACGACGAGATGCTCGGCGACCTCATCGCCGTCCACGCCGAGATGCGCGGGCTCGTTCTCGACCCCTCTGCCACCTCGTACCTTGTACCCAGGGCCGAGCGTAGCCATCTGGGCGCTGAACGCCTGGTCGGGACCATCGACCGGCTCAGTCTGGAGCGCAAGCAGCCGCCGACACTGGCGATCTGGCGCGATGCTCTGGCCGAAGTCGGGGGTGGCCGCGAGGGGCAAGGTTAG
- the epsC gene encoding serine O-acetyltransferase EpsC — protein MFGNLVRYLDSVVARDPAPRSRWEVLLYPGVWALFYHKIAHRLFNAKLFFLARAVNHFSRFMTAIDIHPGATIGKNFFIDHGFTVIGETATIGDNVTIYQCVTLGGSNPTNGVGGKRHPTLEDNVIVGSGAQIIGPVTIGKRARIGASAVVTESVPEGATMIGVKARSTLVSAETYAKKFMPYGTPCKEPCEPAPNQRVDELEEQIEMLRRQVTALASAAEEEARARKAAELAEPACKGV, from the coding sequence ATGTTTGGAAATCTCGTCCGCTACCTCGACTCCGTCGTTGCCCGCGATCCCGCGCCCCGTTCGCGCTGGGAAGTGCTGCTCTATCCGGGCGTGTGGGCGCTGTTCTACCACAAGATCGCGCACCGCCTGTTCAACGCGAAGCTGTTCTTCCTCGCGCGCGCAGTGAACCACTTCTCGCGATTCATGACCGCGATCGACATCCATCCGGGCGCGACGATCGGGAAGAACTTCTTCATCGACCACGGCTTCACCGTCATCGGCGAAACCGCGACGATCGGCGACAACGTCACCATCTACCAGTGCGTCACGCTGGGCGGCTCGAACCCCACCAATGGCGTCGGCGGCAAGCGCCACCCGACGCTGGAAGACAACGTCATCGTCGGTTCGGGCGCGCAGATCATCGGCCCTGTCACCATCGGCAAGCGCGCGCGCATCGGCGCCAGCGCGGTGGTCACCGAAAGCGTGCCCGAAGGCGCGACGATGATCGGCGTCAAGGCGCGCTCTACCCTTGTCTCTGCAGAGACTTACGCGAAGAAGTTCATGCCCTACGGCACGCCTTGCAAGGAGCCGTGCGAGCCCGCGCCCAACCAGCGCGTCGACGAACTCGAAGAGCAGATCGAGATGCTGCGCCGCCAGGTCACCGCTCTCGCCAGCGCCGCCGAGGAAGAGGCGCGCGCGCGCAAGGCCGCCGAACTCGCCGAGCCCGCCTGCAAGGGCGTCTGA
- a CDS encoding DUF2794 domain-containing protein produces MVSGPVGNSGSPGASVVAFPGRQAQQVGFDRYELQKILDLYGRMVAAGFWRDYAMDFDKDAAHFSAFRRAAERPQARVEKRPALRARQGMWTLFGESGQVLKRGHELPGVLAVLERKLLKVVD; encoded by the coding sequence ATAGTGTCGGGACCCGTCGGAAATTCCGGATCGCCTGGCGCCAGCGTCGTCGCCTTCCCGGGCAGGCAGGCCCAGCAGGTGGGCTTCGACCGCTACGAGCTCCAGAAGATCCTCGATCTCTACGGCCGCATGGTCGCAGCCGGGTTCTGGCGCGACTACGCCATGGACTTCGACAAGGACGCCGCCCACTTCTCCGCCTTCCGCCGCGCCGCCGAACGCCCGCAGGCCCGCGTCGAGAAACGCCCCGCGCTGCGCGCCCGGCAGGGCATGTGGACGCTCTTCGGCGAATCGGGACAAGTCCTGAAGCGCGGCCACGAACTGCCCGGCGTGCTCGCCGTCCTCGAACGCAAGCTGCTCAAGGTGGTGGACTGA
- a CDS encoding DUF4328 domain-containing protein, which produces MDLNRGLRVLEGRARVLKLLLIAYIALTAFTASSLSSAMLMGIDLEDFEHPLILSSALAIFLVIALFIACVVTFCLWSYRAHANLVAAGFEDLEFTPAASVYWYFVPVALLFNPYRAMRELWNTSHRARVEDTGPGDIRVKIWWGLWLVGGAITRLSNSSDFHGPSDLIGFSLLAGAALILLIIVGEITRAQTETLSASQVFA; this is translated from the coding sequence ATGGACCTCAACCGCGGCCTGCGCGTGCTCGAAGGCCGCGCCCGCGTGCTCAAGCTGCTGCTGATTGCCTACATTGCCTTAACGGCCTTCACGGCCTCCAGCCTGAGCAGCGCCATGCTCATGGGCATCGACCTCGAGGACTTCGAGCACCCGCTCATATTAAGCAGCGCGCTAGCCATATTCCTCGTCATCGCGCTGTTCATCGCGTGCGTCGTGACATTCTGCCTCTGGAGCTACCGTGCCCACGCCAACCTCGTTGCTGCGGGCTTCGAGGATCTGGAATTTACGCCTGCAGCCTCGGTTTATTGGTATTTCGTGCCCGTCGCCCTGCTGTTCAATCCCTACCGCGCGATGCGCGAGTTGTGGAATACAAGCCATCGCGCCCGCGTCGAAGATACTGGGCCAGGAGACATCCGCGTCAAGATCTGGTGGGGCCTGTGGCTTGTCGGCGGCGCGATCACCCGTCTCTCCAACAGCTCGGATTTTCACGGACCGTCCGACCTGATCGGCTTCAGCCTGCTCGCCGGCGCAGCCCTCATACTGCTGATAATCGTCGGCGAGATCACGCGCGCGCAGACTGAGACGCTCAGCGCCAGTCAGGTCTTCGCCTGA
- a CDS encoding SDR family NAD(P)-dependent oxidoreductase has translation MPLDFTDQVAIVTGAGTGLGRAYALELARRGARVLVNDLGTARSGSGSGSDSDSDSGAETAIAPAEAVAREIRAMGGEALADTGDVTDFAQMEAMAARALEAWGAVHVLVNNAGILRDRTFAKMDMADFDAVVRVNLMGSAYATKAVWETMRRQGYGRILMTTSSTGLGGNFGQANYGAAKAGVLGLARTLRLEGAKYDIRVNAIAPTAGTRMTADIFPEEAYAAFSTDTVVPAAIFLVSRDAPSDAIVGAAGGVFQSGFVTMNEGVLLEGDACTAEAVAAAWPKISDPSAVRPFENGMEQSHQALHRILKPDG, from the coding sequence ATGCCACTCGACTTCACCGACCAGGTTGCCATCGTCACCGGCGCGGGAACCGGCCTTGGCCGCGCCTATGCGCTCGAACTTGCCCGGCGCGGCGCGCGCGTCCTCGTCAACGACCTGGGCACCGCGCGCAGCGGCAGCGGCAGTGGCAGCGACAGCGACAGCGACAGCGGGGCCGAAACCGCGATCGCGCCTGCCGAGGCGGTCGCGCGCGAAATCCGCGCGATGGGCGGCGAGGCGCTCGCCGATACCGGCGACGTCACCGATTTCGCGCAGATGGAGGCCATGGCCGCGCGAGCGCTGGAGGCCTGGGGCGCCGTCCACGTGCTCGTCAACAATGCCGGAATCCTGCGCGACCGCACTTTCGCCAAGATGGACATGGCCGATTTCGACGCGGTCGTGCGGGTCAACCTGATGGGCAGCGCCTATGCCACCAAGGCGGTGTGGGAGACGATGCGCCGGCAGGGCTATGGCCGCATCCTGATGACCACCTCCTCGACCGGGCTCGGCGGCAATTTCGGACAGGCCAACTACGGCGCGGCCAAGGCGGGCGTGCTCGGCCTCGCGCGCACGCTGCGGCTCGAGGGCGCGAAGTACGACATCCGCGTCAACGCCATCGCCCCCACCGCGGGCACGCGCATGACCGCCGACATCTTCCCCGAGGAAGCCTACGCCGCCTTCAGCACCGACACCGTCGTCCCCGCCGCGATCTTCCTCGTCTCGCGCGATGCGCCAAGCGACGCGATCGTGGGAGCTGCGGGCGGGGTCTTCCAGAGCGGCTTCGTCACCATGAACGAGGGCGTCCTGCTCGAAGGCGATGCCTGCACCGCAGAAGCCGTCGCGGCCGCCTGGCCGAAAATCAGCGATCCGAGCGCGGTGCGCCCCTTCGAGAACGGCATGGAACAATCGCACCAAGCCTTGCACAGAATCCTGAAACCGGACGGTTAA
- the purS gene encoding phosphoribosylformylglycinamidine synthase subunit PurS, with protein MKVRVHVSLKPGVLDPQGRAIHHSLEGLGFSGVNDVRAGRLIELDVADATSDEALDEMCRKLLANMVIENYRIEKVAA; from the coding sequence ATGAAAGTCCGCGTCCACGTCAGCCTCAAGCCCGGTGTCCTCGATCCGCAGGGCCGCGCGATCCATCACTCGCTCGAGGGCCTCGGCTTCTCCGGCGTCAACGATGTGCGCGCCGGTCGCCTGATCGAGCTCGACGTCGCCGACGCGACCAGCGACGAGGCGCTCGACGAGATGTGCCGCAAGCTGCTCGCCAACATGGTGATCGAGAACTACCGCATCGAGAAGGTTGCAGCCTGA
- the purQ gene encoding phosphoribosylformylglycinamidine synthase subunit PurQ: MAFRSAVITFPGSNCDRDMAVALEKVSGTAPLRVWHGDAELPDGLDFIALPGGFSYGDYLRCGAIASRSPVMQAVIAAAGKGVPVLGVCNGFQVLTESGLLPGALLRNSVIRFVCRDVTLKVENASSLFTAGYSAGQEISIPVAHHDGNYYADDAMLDRLEGEGQVAFRYAEDVNGSARGIAGVLNAAGNVLGMMPHPERAIEATHGGTDGRALFESAIKGLVGA; this comes from the coding sequence ATGGCTTTCCGCTCCGCCGTCATCACCTTCCCGGGCTCCAATTGCGACCGCGACATGGCGGTGGCGCTGGAGAAGGTCTCGGGAACCGCGCCGCTGCGTGTCTGGCACGGCGATGCCGAGCTGCCCGATGGCCTCGACTTCATCGCGCTTCCCGGTGGCTTCTCTTATGGCGACTACCTGCGCTGCGGGGCGATCGCCTCGCGCTCGCCGGTCATGCAGGCGGTGATCGCCGCCGCCGGCAAGGGCGTGCCCGTGCTGGGCGTGTGCAACGGCTTCCAGGTGCTCACCGAAAGCGGCCTGCTGCCGGGCGCGCTGCTGCGCAACTCGGTGATCCGCTTCGTGTGCCGCGACGTCACGCTCAAGGTGGAGAACGCCAGCTCGCTGTTCACCGCGGGCTATAGCGCAGGGCAGGAGATCTCGATCCCGGTCGCGCACCATGACGGCAACTACTATGCCGACGATGCGATGCTCGACCGCCTCGAGGGCGAGGGCCAGGTGGCCTTCCGCTACGCCGAGGACGTCAACGGCTCGGCGCGCGGCATCGCGGGCGTGCTCAACGCGGCGGGCAACGTGCTGGGCATGATGCCGCACCCCGAGCGCGCCATCGAGGCGACGCATGGTGGCACCGACGGCCGCGCACTGTTCGAGAGCGCGATCAAGGGCCTCGTTGGGGCCTGA
- a CDS encoding putative bifunctional diguanylate cyclase/phosphodiesterase: protein MALLGLVDPKDGDWVRLRGMQYSSLAQATKSRLACQVAAGIGVVALAWGGIPPLALAAWVLLLGLTLWRSHNHDMALSDADMRTLARSEIRAQRLRSLVNALVWSIPLVGFGPFLAFHVQLEIWAVLSILMTASAALAAAVPLGTLIFTAIVGGSATGLFLYSGHWGMSLITGAFILTVAIGATEGARRHMAARIAETGLVEKEEVVSLLLREYEEGDADWLWQIDTARRVRSVSPRFAFALERDAASVSGTPFIELIAGASWQSGDIAPSLRDLADRIKRKESFSNLAVQVNIAGQQRWWELSGTPKLDDDGNFEGFRGVGSDVTEARENSDKIAHLARYDTLTGLPNRTQLNESLSDALAWAAQFRARCAVLMIDLDRFKAVNDTLGHQVGDQLLARVSQRLRQEMGEHDMCARLGGDEFAVVLRDASASKHVETTAKRIIERLAEPYLVDNHTLYVGASIGSALGPRDGETVETLMRNADLALHQAKDLGGNAHKAYEPALHALAEERRQLEVSLRAALEKKEFVLHYQPVVDAGTEGVVSFEALVRWNSKEHGFVSPAKFIPLAEDTRLIVPIGEWVLNEACREAMNWPEHVRIAVNVSGEQLLGTDFSASVVAALAATGLPAHRLEIEVTESIFLRDATKAHKELEKILALGCGIALDDFGTGYSSLGYLRKVRFSTIKVDRSFVQGAAAGNPESLAIIRAVVAMADSLEMSTTAEGAETEREVEMIRELGCRKIQGYFFGRPMAAGDAKALFSSRHYLARQQVA from the coding sequence ATGGCGCTGCTCGGCCTGGTCGACCCCAAGGACGGCGACTGGGTTCGCCTGAGGGGGATGCAGTACTCAAGCCTGGCGCAGGCGACCAAGTCGCGCCTCGCCTGCCAGGTGGCGGCCGGGATCGGCGTCGTCGCGCTGGCCTGGGGTGGTATCCCGCCCCTCGCGCTCGCGGCCTGGGTTCTGCTGCTGGGCCTGACCTTGTGGCGCAGCCACAATCACGACATGGCGCTGAGCGATGCCGACATGCGCACTCTGGCGCGCAGCGAAATCCGCGCGCAGAGGCTGCGCTCTCTCGTCAATGCGCTGGTCTGGTCGATTCCCCTCGTTGGCTTCGGGCCGTTCCTTGCCTTCCATGTCCAGCTCGAGATCTGGGCGGTTCTATCGATCCTGATGACCGCCTCTGCAGCGCTGGCGGCCGCCGTGCCGCTGGGAACACTGATCTTCACCGCCATCGTCGGCGGCAGCGCCACCGGGCTGTTCCTCTACTCGGGCCACTGGGGCATGAGCCTCATCACCGGCGCCTTCATCCTTACCGTCGCGATCGGCGCGACCGAAGGCGCGCGCCGCCACATGGCTGCACGCATTGCCGAAACCGGCCTCGTCGAGAAGGAAGAAGTGGTCTCGCTGCTCCTGCGCGAATACGAGGAAGGCGATGCCGACTGGCTGTGGCAGATCGATACCGCGCGCCGCGTACGCTCGGTCTCGCCGCGCTTCGCCTTCGCGCTCGAACGCGATGCTGCCAGCGTCTCGGGCACGCCCTTCATCGAACTGATTGCTGGCGCCAGCTGGCAGAGCGGCGACATCGCCCCCAGCCTGCGCGACCTTGCCGACCGCATCAAGCGCAAGGAAAGCTTCTCGAACCTCGCGGTGCAGGTCAACATCGCCGGACAGCAGCGCTGGTGGGAGCTTTCGGGCACCCCCAAGCTCGACGACGACGGCAACTTCGAGGGCTTCCGCGGCGTCGGCTCGGACGTCACCGAAGCGCGCGAGAATTCGGACAAGATCGCGCATCTGGCCCGCTACGATACCCTCACCGGCCTGCCTAACCGCACCCAGCTCAACGAAAGCCTGAGCGATGCGCTGGCTTGGGCGGCCCAGTTCCGCGCCCGCTGCGCGGTGCTGATGATCGACCTAGACCGCTTCAAGGCGGTCAACGACACGCTCGGCCATCAGGTCGGCGACCAGTTGCTTGCGCGCGTCTCGCAGCGCCTGCGCCAGGAGATGGGCGAGCACGACATGTGCGCACGCCTGGGCGGTGACGAGTTCGCAGTCGTGCTGCGTGACGCCTCCGCCTCCAAGCATGTCGAGACCACGGCGAAGCGGATCATCGAACGCCTTGCAGAGCCTTATCTCGTCGACAACCACACGCTCTATGTCGGTGCCTCGATCGGCTCGGCGCTTGGCCCGCGCGACGGCGAGACCGTCGAGACGCTGATGCGCAACGCCGACCTCGCGCTGCACCAGGCCAAGGATCTGGGCGGCAATGCGCACAAGGCTTACGAGCCCGCGCTGCATGCCCTCGCCGAGGAACGCCGCCAGCTGGAAGTTTCGCTGCGCGCCGCGCTCGAGAAGAAGGAGTTCGTGCTCCACTACCAGCCGGTCGTCGATGCCGGAACCGAGGGCGTTGTCAGCTTCGAGGCACTGGTGCGCTGGAACAGCAAGGAACACGGCTTCGTCAGCCCCGCCAAGTTCATCCCGCTCGCCGAGGACACGCGCCTGATCGTGCCGATCGGCGAATGGGTGCTCAACGAGGCCTGCCGCGAGGCGATGAACTGGCCCGAACACGTACGCATCGCGGTCAACGTCTCGGGCGAGCAGCTTCTGGGCACCGACTTCTCGGCCAGCGTGGTTGCCGCGCTTGCGGCCACCGGCCTGCCTGCGCACCGGCTCGAGATCGAGGTCACCGAAAGTATCTTCCTGCGTGACGCGACCAAGGCGCACAAGGAACTGGAGAAGATCCTCGCGCTGGGCTGCGGCATCGCGCTCGACGACTTCGGCACCGGCTATTCCTCGCTCGGCTACCTGCGCAAGGTGCGCTTCTCGACGATCAAGGTCGACCGTTCCTTCGTGCAGGGCGCGGCGGCTGGCAATCCGGAAAGCCTTGCCATCATCCGCGCCGTCGTCGCCATGGCCGACAGCCTCGAGATGTCGACCACCGCCGAGGGTGCCGAGACCGAGCGCGAAGTCGAGATGATCCGCGAACTGGGCTGCCGCAAGATCCAGGGCTACTTCTTCGGCCGTCCGATGGCTGCTGGGGATGCCAAGGCGCTGTTCTCCAGCCGCCACTACCTTGCCCGCCAGCAGGTCGCCTGA